The DNA region AGTTGCGCATAGTCGCGCTCGGCCTGGCTGAGCTTGTCGAATAGCGCCTTGGCGTAAAAGTTATCTGTCTGCTTGTTCTGCGGCATCAGCATGATGTTGCGGGTGACCAGGTAGTCGTCCCAGACCGAGTGCAGATTCCAGACGTTGTCATAGGCGTACTTCGGCTCGCCTTCCCAGGTGACCGCGACGTTGTTGCCGCCGGCGTCGTGATTGCGCTCGGCGGCGTGCAGCGGCTGATGAATGTCGCCGAGGAAGTGGACCAGGAAGCTCAGCGCGTCGTTGAGCTTGCGCTTCTGCTCGTCGCCGTTCGAGTCGAACGCCCTCTTAGTCGAGCGGTTCAGGATGTCGCGAAAATCTTCGATGGCCGGGATGATGCAGTCGCCGTAGCGCGTCGAGCGGCAGTAGTCCGCATGCGGATCGTACTTGTCCTTGTCGTAGGGAATGTCAACGAAGTGCCACACTGCCGTCTCCGGCCTGTATTCGGATTTACACCCCGCCGCGCCCGGTATGACACAGCCCTTGCCGGCGCTTTTAATCTGGTCGGGCCAGGTCGCTACTTCGATGATCTTCCGGCCCTGCAAAACGGCCAGCACGTTCTTCTGGGCGCGCGGCGTCAGCAGCAGGTAGGCGATGAGCGCCGTGACCCGGTGCCCGTCGCCGCTCCATGCCGCCGCTTTGCCCGGCATCAGGGTGATTAAACAGACCAGCGTAATCAGGCAAGCCAGTCCCCGCGTCAGCCGCCTGCTTCGATTCATCAGCATCATCTTGGCGTCCTCCTTATTTTCGGCGTTTGAAATAATAGACCGGGCCGCCCGGCGCGCCCGATACCGACACCAGCTCCCAGCCTTTCGCTCCGAGCTTGTCCATTTGCTGCTCGACGACAAAGTCTTCACGGCTAAAGCCGACCGACTCTTTGCGCAGGCTCGAATTGCCGGACGGCGTCAGGTTGGTCTGGGGGCCTGTGACCACCAGATATTCCCACTGCTCCTGTGTGACGGCGTCGCTTTCGCCGCCCGCCCGTTGCGCCCGCGCCGTCTTGATGACGACCAGCACACTGGCCAGCAGAATCAGCGCCACAAGAACAAATGTAATTCGCTTCATAAATCCTCCTTAGTGGCAGGAAACCTGAAAAGCTAGTATCCGATACCTGATAGATGGCTGTGGGCTGTGCCGGCATTAGCCGCGGGCGAAAATTTCATGCTCTTCGCCGAGGTCACGGGCTGCCGGCGTGATGATCGTCCGGGCGTTGACGTGTATCTTTTCACGCGCGGTGATGGCGCGGCGCACGTCGTCTTCGCAAACAAAGTCGTAAACTGCCGGCTTGACCGCGCCATTGCCTGACGCGGCGACGGGAGGCGTGGCCTGTGGTGGCGGCGGCGGCGGCGCGGGCGGCTCAGGCAGACCTGCCTGACGTGATGCGGCCCACTGGCCGCCTGACGGCGCGGCCGGTGGTGGCGGCACAGGCAACGCAGACGGCACGGGCGGCGGCGTCGCATGCGTGTGAGCCGGGGTGTGAGCCGGCGCGTGGCGCTCGGCAAGAAAGCGATCTACCAGCGAAGCGATGGCGGCGCGATCAACTGTCAAAGGCTGTGCGGGCCGCGCCGCCGCGCGCTCGGTGGCTGCCGGTTGATTGATCGGCTTGGTCTCAAACGCGATGCGCTTGACGTCCATCAAGTGGCGCGGCGAGATGTTGTCGGAAGTGACGTTGCCACCCCACGAGCCGCACCCCAGGGTCATCGAAGGCTCAAGGTCGGTCGTAAAGCCAATGGCGCCATGCGTGGACGGGCTGTTGACGATGACGCGCGACACAGGCATGCGGATGCCGTATTCTTTGGCCGCCTCGCGGCTGCCTGTGTGAACCGAAGCCGTGTGTCCCATACCGCCATAGCGCAGGATCTGCGCGCAACGCTCGCTGCCTTGCTCCAGGTTATCAACGACGTAGTAGGCGAGGATCGGCGACAGCTTCTCCATCGACAGCGGGTGATCGCGCCCGACGCCGTCCAGCTCGCAGATCAGCACGCGTGTTCCGTCGGGCACACGGAGGCCGGCCATCTCGGCAATCGCCTTGACGCTGCGGCCTACGATCTTCGGGTTGAGCGTGTTGGTCGCAGTCGCCACGACTCTGGCCAGCGCCGCCTTCTCTTCGGCGTTTAAGAAGTACGCGCCCTCGGCAAGCAGGCGTTCGCGCACCTGCGCTTCAACCGCGCGCTCGGTGACAATCGCCTGCTCCGACGAACAGATGGTGCCGTTGTCGAACGTCTTGCCGGTGAGAATATCTTTAACCGCTTTGGTGACATTGGCCGAGCGCTCGATCATGGCCGGCACGTTGCCGGGGCCGACGCCGAACGCCGGCTTGCCCGACGAGTAAGCCGCGCGCACCAGGCCGATGCCGCCGGTCGCCAGGATCACCGCCGTGCGCTTGTGCTTCATCAACTCCTGTGTGCCTTCGATGGTCGCCACCGTCATGCAGGAAATCGCGCCGGGCGGCAGTCCCGCGGCTTCGCCGGCGGCGCGCATGACTTGCGCCGTTTCGTTGATCGAGTTGGCCGCCGAAGGGTGCGGGCTTAAGACGACCGCGTCACGCGCTTTGACCGACACCAGGATTTTGAAGATGGCCGTTGAGGTCGGATTGGTCGAAGGGATGATGGCAGCGACGACGCCGCGCGGCGAAGCGACTTCGACAATCGTTTCGGTCTGCTTGAGAATGCCGACGGTGCGCATCGGCTTGATGAAGTTGTAAATTTGCTCGGCGGAGAAGCGATTCTTGATCGCCTTGTCGGCAGCGACGCCGAAGCCGGTTTCGAGGTGTGCCATCTCGCCGAGCCGATACGCGTCGGCGAGCGCCGCCCGCGCCATCGCCGCGACGATGCCATCAATCTTCTCCTGCGAAAACGTGGCCAGCGTCTTTTGCGCTTGCGAAGCCCGCTCGACCAGCTCGCGCGCCTGCTCGACCGATTGCGATGCCTTGTCGCTACTCATAACTTAGTTACCGGTCGCCGGTTGCCGGTTTATGAGCTGACCAACCCGCGACCAACTGGGAACCACTAACTGGCAACTGACAATTACTTCACGCGATCTTTGTTGCCGGATTGCAGCGAGCGTTTGCCGTCTTCCTGTGAGCCGGCGGGGAGTTGCTTTTGATCCGCGCCGCCGAGCTGTTTGGCGCCGAGGCCGTTGGCGTCGAGCACCTGTTCGAGCTCGCGGTGCGGGCGCGGAATGACGTGGACGCTGACCAGTTCGCCGACGCGGCGGGCAGCGGCAGCGCCGGCATCGGTCGCGGCTTTGACCGCGCCGACATCGCCGCGCACAAAGACGGTGACGTAACCGCCGCCGATGTATTCGCGGCCAACCAGCACCACATTGGCGGCTTTGCTCATGGCATCGGCGGCTTCGACAGCGCCGACGAAGCCTTTGGTCTCGATCATTCCGAGCGCTTCCGTGTTCATAAGGACACCCTCCGAGTAAAGCTATTCAACCTGATTGTGAGCGCGAGATAAGGCGAGATAGCAATGGCTCACTTGAGAGTTGAAACTAACAAACCGGCAGGGGCGCGTCAAGCAAGCCGACATCAGCATGGTCTGCTCAATTTTAAACGGCTACCGACCTACAATTTTTTTACGGCTGAATGTCTCCACTCAATCTTGTAAGAGGCCATCAGTTTTAAGTTCGGCAATCAAATCAGCGTGCGTAACCGTTTCTTCCTCGCGGCGTTCGGCAACCGCAGCCAGGTCTTCAAGGTCTTCAAGGTCTTCAAGAGCCTTTAACATGCGTTCATTATATCTTGGTCCCGTAACAAAGGGTGGATCAACTGGCCAGTGCTTGCTGGGAATTAGGTTGAGAGAACGATGCGGGTGGCCACGACGGTTACCGCCCGCATCGCCTGAATGTTACTTGCCGCTGCTGGTTGAAGTGCGGCGCGATAGCCCGGCGATCTTCGGGATGATCTCCTGTTCGTAAAACTTCATGAAGCCCTCTTGATCCGGGCCGACCTGATGCACATAGACGTGATCAAAGCCGGCGTCGGCGAACTCCCGAATCTTCTCCAGGTGGCGCTCGGCTTCGGGGCCGCAGGTGATGGCCTCGGCGACATCTTCTTCCCTGACCATCTTCGCCGCCTGCTCGAAGAACTTCGGTGTCGGTAGTTCCTGAGACAGCTCGCCGCGCACGGCGGCATTCGGCCACCACTCGTAAGCCGTGCGGACGGCCTGCTCTTCATCCTGCGCCCAGCAGACGGTCAATTGGCCATACTTCGGCTTACCCTGGCCGCCGGCCTCTTCAAACTTTTGCACGATCTCTTTTTCGGGCGCGGTGCTGACCAGCCCGTCGGCGATGCGCCCGGCGGTCTGCGCCGCTTTCGGCCCCGAGGCGGCATAGATGATCGGCGGCGGCTCGTCGGGCAGCGTGTAGATGCGCGCGTTTTCGACATCGTAGAAGTCACCGCGGAAGCTGACCTCTTCGCCTTCCCAGAGCAGGCGGATCAACTCGACGGCCTCTTCGAGACGCTCGTCGCGCTCATCGTGTGGCGGCCACTTGTCGCCGAGAATGTGCTCGTTGAGCGCTTCGCCGGTGCCGACGCCGAGAAAGAAGCGGCCCGGCATCATGGCCGCCGAGGTCGCCGCTGCCTGGGCGATGATCGCCGGGTGAATGCGAAACGTCGGGCAGGTTACGCCGGTTCCCAGCCGCAGCTTTTCGGTGACCTGACTGATGCCGCCAATCACATTCCAGACGAAAGGGCTCTGGCCCTGCTTGTCTATCCACGGGTGAAAGTGATCCGAGATCAGCGCGAAGGTAAAGCCCGATTCTTCGGCGCGGCGCGCATTACGGATCAGGTCGTTGGCAGTATGCTCTTCGCTCGACAATGCATATCCGATTTCCAGCATCGATGATCGCTTCCTCTCATTAGCCTGTTTGCTCACAAGCGTCGTTCGCAGGTTGGCTAGATCAATGGATTCTCCGCTCACGGTTGCGCGGTCCGAATAGGGCGATGGCAAATGCCGAGAGCACCAGCAGCGCCAGCAGCGCTACCCAAAGCGGGCGCGGCAAGACTCCCGACAGCCCAACAAAGCCCCAGATGACAATCCATAAA from Blastocatellia bacterium includes:
- a CDS encoding TIGR03557 family F420-dependent LLM class oxidoreductase, producing the protein MLEIGYALSSEEHTANDLIRNARRAEESGFTFALISDHFHPWIDKQGQSPFVWNVIGGISQVTEKLRLGTGVTCPTFRIHPAIIAQAAATSAAMMPGRFFLGVGTGEALNEHILGDKWPPHDERDERLEEAVELIRLLWEGEEVSFRGDFYDVENARIYTLPDEPPPIIYAASGPKAAQTAGRIADGLVSTAPEKEIVQKFEEAGGQGKPKYGQLTVCWAQDEEQAVRTAYEWWPNAAVRGELSQELPTPKFFEQAAKMVREEDVAEAITCGPEAERHLEKIREFADAGFDHVYVHQVGPDQEGFMKFYEQEIIPKIAGLSRRTSTSSGK
- a CDS encoding S1/P1 nuclease, whose translation is MMLMNRSRRLTRGLACLITLVCLITLMPGKAAAWSGDGHRVTALIAYLLLTPRAQKNVLAVLQGRKIIEVATWPDQIKSAGKGCVIPGAAGCKSEYRPETAVWHFVDIPYDKDKYDPHADYCRSTRYGDCIIPAIEDFRDILNRSTKRAFDSNGDEQKRKLNDALSFLVHFLGDIHQPLHAAERNHDAGGNNVAVTWEGEPKYAYDNVWNLHSVWDDYLVTRNIMLMPQNKQTDNFYAKALFDKLSQAERDYAQLKAAHIESGHAENVIAWAEAAHELAKSGAYHLPSKTVKTSTRGFQKIVQGQPVDIVVLDEKYFTDNMPVVEKQLQRGGVRLARILNEIFDKDIPSN
- a CDS encoding aldehyde dehydrogenase family protein — protein: MSSDKASQSVEQARELVERASQAQKTLATFSQEKIDGIVAAMARAALADAYRLGEMAHLETGFGVAADKAIKNRFSAEQIYNFIKPMRTVGILKQTETIVEVASPRGVVAAIIPSTNPTSTAIFKILVSVKARDAVVLSPHPSAANSINETAQVMRAAGEAAGLPPGAISCMTVATIEGTQELMKHKRTAVILATGGIGLVRAAYSSGKPAFGVGPGNVPAMIERSANVTKAVKDILTGKTFDNGTICSSEQAIVTERAVEAQVRERLLAEGAYFLNAEEKAALARVVATATNTLNPKIVGRSVKAIAEMAGLRVPDGTRVLICELDGVGRDHPLSMEKLSPILAYYVVDNLEQGSERCAQILRYGGMGHTASVHTGSREAAKEYGIRMPVSRVIVNSPSTHGAIGFTTDLEPSMTLGCGSWGGNVTSDNISPRHLMDVKRIAFETKPINQPAATERAAARPAQPLTVDRAAIASLVDRFLAERHAPAHTPAHTHATPPPVPSALPVPPPPAAPSGGQWAASRQAGLPEPPAPPPPPPQATPPVAASGNGAVKPAVYDFVCEDDVRRAITAREKIHVNARTIITPAARDLGEEHEIFARG